The following proteins are co-located in the Silene latifolia isolate original U9 population chromosome 1, ASM4854445v1, whole genome shotgun sequence genome:
- the LOC141593859 gene encoding uncharacterized protein LOC141593859: MSHIMKMGKPQRYETEEEEEEEFDEEEEEEEEEFDEESFEEEEEEEEEEEESEEKVVEKFDPNIIIVKVQKAYFGSTQAKFMKIDREIELKWLIIHYCEKMEMCHRNFKFMFNGACVRNSDTPLKLSMVDQDIIYVVLRNSNQGVTGLSPYWYKTLCIRMHKRRDTFVRITSNGPLLPQIKRQFSDGGSGKRGSTCFAYKGEKMEDFNTVNFFTIEDGDIIDAFNFDDNRSSLSFVTGPASTLRQPPSFKGNPDINKSGPRKNVLGTPGTRSHPRETKLHSNPPVQQQTTRPRPPPVVRYDTGPPYPGTKRVPY, encoded by the exons ATGTCACACATCATGAAAATGGGGAAACCCCAACGATACGAAactgaagaagaagaggaggaggaattcgacgaagaggaagaagaagaagaagaagaatttgACGAGGAATCattcgaagaagaagaagaagaagaagaagaagaagaagaatccgAAGAAAAAGTAGTAGAAAAGTTTGATCCGAATATTATAATTGTGAAGGTGCAGAAAGCTTATTTTGGATCGACGCAAGCGAAATTTATGAAAATTGACAGAGAAATTGAGTTGAAATGGTTGATTATTCATTACTGTGAAAAAATGGAGATGTGTCATCGTAATTTTAAGTTTATGTTTAATGGTGCTTGTGTTCGGAATAGCGATACTCCTCTTAAGCTTTCAATGGTGGATCAAGATATTATTTATGTTGTCCTCAGAAATAGTAATCAAG GTGTTACTGGGCTCAGTCCATATTGGTACAAAACTCTGTGCATCCGCATGCACAAAAGGAGAGACACATTTGTGAGGATAACTAGTAATGGGCCATTATTGCCTCAGATTAAGCGTCAGTTCTCTGATGGCGGAAGTGGAAAACGTGGCTCCACATGCTTTGCCTACAAGGGGGAGAAGATGGAAGATTTCAATACAGTGAACTTTTTCACAATAGAGGATGGTGATATCATTGATGCCTTCAATTTCGATGACAATA GATCGTCCTTGAGCTTTGTCACTGGACCCGCCTCAACTTTACGCCAACCCCCTAGTTTTAAAGGAAATCCTGACATCAAT AAGAGTGGACCACGTAAAAATGTCCTTGGAACTCCGGGTACACGTTCTCACCCAAGAGAAACAAAGTTGCACAGTAATCCTCCAGTCCAGCAACAGACAACAAGACCTAGGCCTCCCCCTGTTGTCAGGTACGATACAGGGCCCCCCTACCCCGGCACGAAACGAGTCCCATATTGA